Proteins co-encoded in one Candidatus Omnitrophota bacterium genomic window:
- a CDS encoding cold-shock protein gives MVKGSVKWFSDQKGYGFITPENGKDVFVHHSSIQGEGYKSLAEGQQVEFEIEQGPKGEQATKVVKL, from the coding sequence ATGGTAAAAGGATCAGTAAAGTGGTTTAGTGACCAAAAAGGTTATGGTTTTATCACACCTGAAAACGGTAAGGATGTATTTGTGCATCATTCGTCTATTCAGGGTGAAGGTTACAAGTCTTTAGCTGAAGGCCAGCAAGTCGAGTTTGAAATCGAACAGGGGCCCAAAGGCGAACAGGCGACAAAGGTCGTTAAGTTATAA